The Actinomycetota bacterium genome window below encodes:
- a CDS encoding ATP-binding protein encodes MRAETDELAPRVSDADPSRSSPSRIALFTGILFGVAIASALASTNLPGTANTSLPGSAALFALLVAAERLMMRFRYRGHIDGITLFEAALAPAILTLPTPVLVLVVGMAQAVAAIIGRDAFVKASFNVAQWSAAAALGSMVFNLLPTGAGLDVANTLALIVAITVVIVTNIVTFTYAMHLVQREPIRNVLRSFAPLVPVWGITWILNVAFGIIFAATYTWSTAGVLLFSVPLALLHWASKAYAAAVVDQERLAGLHRATLELATPVDPRDAIPRFLGEVRQSFGGDAVDLVLFFSGRIRTVHRVDHDGYREYDEPWELQTLAAALSERRRVVRVNAAGPDPIAAALLDLEGWRDCLAAPLLDGERTLGVLCLYNRQGLEGFERGEEAVLQALAVEAARGMNKASLLDAILEERQKLADIVGRTSDGILTISPAGTIKTWNLALERITGHGAAEMIGSRLFGTLTPRDTEGVAVWLERWADDENELASDIEITTRAGETRWLSCSYTRVSDPDGRPSMLIVVARDATEARELERLKDDFVATVSHELRTPLTPIKGWAVTLLQLGEHLSPQQREEGVQAILRHAERLERLITNILEVSKVERGLSDRRDAVVDVLAVAEKTVADFRAENGHREIVFHASADHHLTRGDEVWVEQILTNLLSNAMKYSPADRPIEVAVTETRDAIEVSVTDRGPGIPEHEMERIFERFKRLGDHMTRSQGGTGLGLYIARQLARAIGGELSVCSEPGRGATFTLLLVPEYEPAPLASAS; translated from the coding sequence GTGCGCGCCGAAACTGACGAGCTCGCGCCGCGGGTGAGCGATGCCGACCCGAGCAGGTCGTCCCCCAGCCGGATAGCCCTGTTCACCGGGATCCTCTTCGGGGTCGCGATCGCTTCGGCACTGGCCTCGACGAACCTGCCCGGCACGGCCAACACCTCCTTGCCGGGCTCGGCCGCGCTCTTCGCCTTGCTCGTCGCCGCCGAGCGCTTGATGATGCGCTTCCGCTACCGAGGACACATCGACGGGATCACCCTCTTCGAGGCGGCGCTCGCGCCTGCGATCCTGACCTTGCCGACCCCCGTTCTCGTCTTGGTCGTCGGCATGGCTCAGGCGGTGGCCGCCATCATCGGACGCGACGCGTTCGTCAAGGCGTCGTTCAACGTCGCGCAATGGAGCGCGGCGGCCGCTCTCGGAAGCATGGTGTTCAACCTACTGCCGACCGGCGCCGGCCTCGATGTGGCCAATACGCTCGCCCTCATCGTGGCCATCACCGTCGTCATCGTCACGAACATCGTGACCTTCACCTACGCGATGCACCTCGTTCAGCGTGAGCCGATCCGGAACGTCCTCCGTAGCTTCGCGCCGCTGGTCCCGGTATGGGGGATCACATGGATCCTGAACGTGGCGTTCGGGATCATCTTCGCCGCGACCTACACATGGAGCACGGCGGGGGTCCTCCTCTTCTCCGTTCCGCTGGCGCTGCTCCACTGGGCGTCGAAAGCCTACGCGGCCGCCGTTGTGGACCAGGAGCGCCTCGCAGGGCTCCACCGCGCGACCCTGGAGCTCGCAACCCCCGTCGACCCGCGGGACGCGATCCCCAGATTCCTCGGCGAGGTCCGGCAGTCCTTCGGCGGCGATGCGGTCGACCTCGTCCTGTTCTTCAGCGGAAGGATCCGCACCGTGCATCGCGTGGACCACGATGGATATCGGGAATACGACGAGCCCTGGGAGCTGCAGACGCTCGCCGCAGCGCTGTCCGAGCGACGCCGCGTGGTGCGCGTGAACGCGGCGGGGCCGGATCCGATCGCGGCGGCACTGCTCGATCTCGAAGGCTGGCGTGACTGCCTCGCGGCCCCGCTGCTCGACGGAGAGCGCACGCTGGGCGTCCTCTGCCTCTACAACCGCCAAGGCCTCGAGGGGTTCGAGCGCGGGGAAGAGGCCGTCCTCCAGGCGCTCGCCGTCGAAGCCGCTCGCGGGATGAACAAGGCCAGCCTGCTCGACGCGATCCTCGAGGAACGACAGAAGCTGGCCGACATCGTGGGACGCACGTCGGACGGGATCCTCACGATCTCGCCGGCCGGAACGATCAAGACCTGGAACCTGGCCCTCGAACGGATCACCGGCCACGGCGCCGCCGAGATGATCGGATCGCGGCTGTTCGGCACGCTGACGCCGCGCGACACCGAGGGTGTGGCGGTCTGGCTCGAGCGGTGGGCCGATGACGAGAACGAGCTCGCTTCCGACATCGAGATCACCACGCGCGCCGGAGAGACCCGATGGCTGTCCTGCTCGTACACGCGCGTCTCGGACCCCGATGGCCGGCCATCCATGCTGATCGTGGTCGCCCGTGACGCGACCGAGGCTCGCGAGCTCGAGCGGCTGAAGGACGACTTCGTCGCGACGGTTTCGCATGAGCTTCGGACTCCGCTCACGCCGATCAAGGGTTGGGCGGTCACTCTGCTTCAGCTCGGCGAGCATCTTTCACCCCAGCAGCGTGAGGAGGGCGTACAAGCGATCCTCCGTCACGCCGAGCGCCTCGAACGCCTTATCACGAACATCCTCGAGGTCTCGAAGGTGGAACGCGGGCTGTCCGATCGGCGTGACGCCGTCGTCGACGTGCTCGCGGTCGCGGAGAAGACCGTGGCGGACTTCCGTGCGGAGAACGGACACCGCGAGATCGTGTTCCACGCGAGCGCCGATCACCATCTCACGCGCGGAGATGAGGTTTGGGTCGAGCAGATCCTTACCAATCTGCTTTCAAACGCGATGAAGTACTCGCCGGCCGACCGGCCGATAGAGGTCGCGGTGACGGAAACACGCGACGCCATCGAGGTTTCGGTCACCGACCGGGGACCCGGCATCCCCGAGCACGAGATGGAGCGCATCTTCGAGCGCTTCAAGCGCCTCGGCGATCACATGACGCGCAGCCAGGGCGGCACGGGCCTCGGCCTCTACATAGCCCGCCAGCTCGCTCGGGCGATCGGCGGCGAGCTATCGGTGTGCAGCGAGCCGGGCCGGGGCGCCACCTTCACGCTGCTTCTCGTCCCCGAGTACGAGCCTGCCCCCCTCGCGTCGGCGTCGTAG
- a CDS encoding S8 family peptidase codes for MTATALRTRSALVFLLFAGLLAAATPALPPVTSSSSGGAVELDPALTSITTGDVNLIVRARPGAVREAVRAVTRAGGIVTKDLPIVNGFAAVVPASEIADIASVAGIYTLTLDRKVTVAENGNPSTPNSVYRKVVRADDVNNAGYSGSGITVAVIDTGITEVADLAGRVVDVSDGGLFGGTSSCKNFSGEPTCDDSFGHGTFIAGIIAGNGAASGGKWKGIAPQAKLLSVKIAGASGSTDVSTLLAAIQWVVSFKSEYNIKVLNLSLGTNGTQTYRTDPLNYAVEKAWDAGIVVVVAASNLGPEAGTISKPGDDPWVITVGATDDMGTNGLGDDELPNYSSRGPTGSDGIAKPDVVAPGSHIVSLRAPGSAIDTQFPNYIDGSYRKGSGTSQATAAVSGVAALMLQRNPTWSPDRVKYAMKSTARDAASDDPMAVGSGVVDAYTGTFSAPSGTANAGLDRSNGMGALDASRGTVEVQADDSEQTVVNGVLTLQLLLWNPIVYTGVPWNSLTWSLSQWYGNSWHGNSWHGNSWHGNSWHGSTWYGNSWHGNSWHGNSWHGSAWYGAWE; via the coding sequence ATGACGGCCACCGCACTTCGCACTCGCTCCGCGCTTGTCTTCTTGCTCTTCGCAGGACTGCTCGCCGCGGCTACTCCGGCGCTGCCTCCGGTGACTTCATCGAGCTCGGGCGGCGCCGTCGAGCTCGACCCGGCGCTTACATCCATCACCACCGGAGACGTCAACCTGATCGTGCGCGCTCGCCCCGGCGCGGTGCGGGAAGCGGTTCGCGCCGTGACGCGTGCCGGCGGCATCGTGACGAAGGACCTGCCGATCGTGAACGGCTTCGCCGCGGTCGTGCCGGCTTCCGAGATCGCCGACATCGCGAGCGTCGCGGGCATCTACACGCTGACGCTGGATCGCAAGGTCACGGTCGCCGAGAACGGGAACCCGTCCACGCCCAACTCCGTCTACCGGAAGGTCGTTCGCGCCGACGACGTGAACAACGCGGGTTATTCCGGAAGCGGTATCACGGTCGCCGTAATCGACACCGGGATCACCGAGGTCGCCGACCTCGCCGGCCGCGTCGTGGACGTGAGCGACGGAGGGCTGTTCGGCGGGACGAGCTCATGCAAGAACTTCTCCGGCGAACCCACATGCGACGACTCCTTCGGCCATGGGACGTTCATCGCTGGGATCATCGCCGGCAACGGCGCCGCGTCCGGAGGCAAGTGGAAGGGCATCGCCCCTCAGGCGAAACTCCTGTCGGTCAAGATCGCGGGTGCGTCCGGCTCGACCGACGTGAGCACGCTCCTTGCCGCGATCCAGTGGGTGGTCTCCTTCAAGAGCGAGTACAACATCAAGGTCCTCAACCTTTCGCTGGGCACGAACGGTACGCAGACCTACCGCACCGACCCGCTCAACTACGCGGTCGAGAAGGCGTGGGACGCGGGGATCGTCGTCGTGGTGGCCGCGAGCAACCTCGGTCCCGAAGCCGGCACGATCTCCAAGCCCGGGGACGATCCGTGGGTGATCACCGTCGGCGCGACCGACGACATGGGAACGAACGGTCTCGGCGACGACGAGCTGCCGAACTACAGCTCGCGGGGGCCGACGGGCTCCGATGGGATCGCCAAGCCCGACGTCGTCGCCCCCGGGTCACACATCGTCTCCCTGCGTGCTCCCGGGAGCGCGATCGACACCCAGTTCCCGAACTACATCGACGGTTCGTACCGGAAGGGAAGCGGCACGTCGCAAGCGACCGCCGCAGTTTCGGGCGTCGCCGCGCTGATGCTTCAGCGCAACCCGACCTGGAGCCCCGACCGGGTGAAGTACGCGATGAAGTCGACCGCCCGAGATGCTGCATCCGATGACCCCATGGCCGTCGGAAGCGGCGTTGTGGACGCCTACACCGGCACGTTCTCCGCACCGTCTGGGACGGCGAACGCGGGGCTCGATCGCTCGAACGGGATGGGCGCTCTGGACGCGAGTCGCGGCACGGTCGAGGTGCAAGCCGACGACTCCGAGCAGACCGTTGTCAACGGCGTGCTCACCCTGCAGCTTCTCCTGTGGAACCCGATCGTCTACACGGGGGTGCCGTGGAACTCGCTCACGTGGAGCCTGTCGCAATGGTACGGCAACTCGTGGCACGGGAACTCCTGGCACGGGAACTCCTGGCACGGGAACTCCTGGCACGGCAGCACCTGGTACGGGAACTCATGGCACGGGAACTCCTGGCACGGGAACTCGTGGCACGGCTCGGCGTGGTACGGCGCGTGGGAGTAA
- a CDS encoding LCP family protein produces MSRSRSLIVLSALGLAAALAWTTVGGVTVAQSQEKPIVINRAHAGSHRPSFDKPIFVLALGSDAGSPKYKRGGKVQSGRADSIHIIAIEPTLKKASIVGIPRDSYVPVTCFNRDTKITGGLFFGGAECMVSTVERLVRDHGGPATFKFDYYMLAGFEHLANMVNDLGGIPVNVPYAMNDKASRANLKKGPQTLSGAEALAMSRNRKDAPLGDLSRSENQGLVMIGGLTKARALVAKDPSKTLEFVRSIFRNVKMDIPLVDAFRLGLVLLQIAPKDVTNIVPRADTGTTDAGSSVLLDERSYRVYRDVADDGVLGSSG; encoded by the coding sequence ATGAGCCGCAGCCGGAGCTTGATCGTGCTGAGCGCACTCGGGCTCGCGGCCGCGCTCGCCTGGACAACAGTGGGCGGCGTGACCGTCGCACAGTCCCAAGAAAAGCCGATCGTGATCAACCGGGCGCACGCGGGTTCGCACCGTCCTTCGTTCGACAAGCCGATCTTCGTGCTCGCCCTCGGGAGCGACGCGGGGTCGCCCAAGTACAAGCGCGGCGGGAAGGTCCAGAGCGGACGAGCGGATTCGATCCATATCATCGCGATCGAGCCCACGCTGAAGAAGGCTTCGATCGTGGGGATCCCGCGCGACTCCTACGTCCCGGTGACCTGCTTCAATAGGGACACCAAGATCACCGGCGGCTTGTTCTTCGGTGGGGCCGAGTGCATGGTCAGCACGGTCGAGCGGCTCGTCCGCGACCACGGAGGACCGGCGACGTTCAAGTTCGACTACTACATGCTCGCCGGGTTCGAGCATCTGGCGAACATGGTGAACGACCTTGGAGGGATCCCCGTCAACGTGCCCTACGCTATGAACGACAAGGCGTCGCGCGCCAATCTCAAGAAGGGTCCCCAGACGCTGAGCGGCGCCGAAGCGCTGGCGATGTCGCGCAATCGCAAGGACGCGCCGCTCGGAGATCTCTCGCGTTCGGAGAACCAGGGCCTCGTCATGATCGGCGGGCTAACCAAAGCACGCGCGCTCGTCGCGAAGGATCCGAGCAAGACCCTCGAGTTCGTGCGATCGATCTTCCGCAACGTGAAGATGGATATCCCGCTGGTCGACGCGTTCCGGCTCGGGCTTGTGCTGCTGCAGATCGCGCCGAAGGACGTCACCAACATCGTCCCCCGCGCGGATACCGGAACTACTGATGCCGGGTCGAGCGTGCTCCTGGACGAACGCTCGTATCGCGTCTACCGCGACGTGGCCGACGACGGTGTGCTCGGCTCCAGCGGCTGA
- a CDS encoding cation transporter produces MSRSPDIDRDALLRRALGLEYLTVGWNVVEGVVSITAAMAAGSVVLLGFGIDSFIESASGGVLVWRLLAERRASDPERVDAIELRARRLVGASLFALAGYLAVDATISLVQEERPEASAVGIAVTSLSLAVMWWLARAKRDAARRLGSRALMADAFQTTACWWLSLLAVAGLLVNQVAGWWWADPVAAIGAAYFIGREGVHAWRGDD; encoded by the coding sequence GTGAGCCGGTCACCGGACATCGATCGCGATGCGCTGCTCCGTCGCGCGCTCGGGCTCGAGTACCTGACCGTCGGATGGAACGTCGTCGAAGGGGTCGTCTCGATCACGGCCGCCATGGCGGCCGGCAGCGTTGTCCTCCTCGGCTTCGGGATCGACAGCTTCATCGAGAGCGCCTCCGGAGGCGTCCTCGTCTGGCGCCTTCTCGCCGAGCGGCGCGCGAGCGACCCCGAGCGGGTCGACGCGATCGAGCTGCGCGCCCGGCGGCTGGTCGGCGCGTCGCTGTTCGCCCTCGCCGGGTACCTCGCCGTCGACGCGACGATCTCGCTTGTCCAGGAGGAGCGGCCCGAGGCGTCGGCGGTCGGCATCGCCGTGACGAGCCTCTCGCTCGCCGTCATGTGGTGGCTGGCGCGGGCCAAGCGCGATGCGGCGCGGCGACTCGGGAGTCGTGCCCTCATGGCCGACGCCTTCCAGACGACCGCCTGTTGGTGGCTGTCGCTCTTGGCGGTCGCCGGTCTGCTTGTGAACCAGGTGGCCGGCTGGTGGTGGGCCGATCCCGTCGCAGCGATCGGCGCCGCTTACTTCATCGGCCGCGAAGGTGTGCACGCCTGGCGCGGCGACGATTGA
- a CDS encoding TerC family protein, with product MLETLAAWASAAPEPAKQFASFDVPLWVWAALLAGVAALLVADLLIVHRTAHVITFREAAIESAVWVTLGLSFVGVILWWQGSQAAGEYLAGYLIEKSLSVDNVFIWVVIFSYFSVPREYQFRVLFWGIFGALVMRGIFIFTGVALIEAFDWILYVFGAFLLFTAFKIARHDEAEVHPERNPILRLVHRFIASTTEYDGQRMFTKKDGRRLATPLFAVLIVVESTDVIFAVDSVPAILAVSREPFIVFSSNAFAILGLRALYFLLAGMAGRFRYLNIGLGVILAFVGVKMLLANVYHFPTWISLLVIAAILTVTIWASIAATNREETRRVDAPEVPAPADEGSDPHPR from the coding sequence ATGCTTGAAACGCTCGCGGCGTGGGCATCAGCCGCGCCAGAGCCCGCCAAGCAGTTCGCGAGTTTCGACGTGCCGCTGTGGGTTTGGGCGGCACTCCTCGCCGGCGTAGCGGCGCTGCTCGTCGCGGATCTCCTGATCGTGCACCGCACGGCGCACGTAATCACCTTCCGCGAGGCCGCGATCGAGAGCGCGGTCTGGGTCACGCTCGGCCTCTCCTTCGTCGGGGTGATCCTGTGGTGGCAGGGCAGCCAGGCCGCCGGCGAGTACCTCGCGGGGTACCTGATCGAGAAGAGCCTCTCCGTCGACAACGTCTTCATCTGGGTCGTGATCTTCTCGTACTTCTCCGTGCCACGTGAGTACCAGTTCCGTGTCCTCTTCTGGGGCATCTTCGGCGCCCTCGTGATGCGCGGCATCTTCATCTTCACCGGCGTCGCGCTGATCGAGGCCTTCGACTGGATCCTTTACGTCTTCGGGGCGTTCCTGCTCTTCACCGCGTTCAAGATCGCGCGGCACGACGAGGCCGAGGTGCATCCGGAGCGCAACCCGATCCTGCGGCTGGTGCACCGCTTCATCGCGTCGACCACGGAGTACGACGGACAGCGGATGTTCACGAAGAAGGACGGTCGCCGGCTCGCGACGCCGCTGTTTGCCGTCCTGATCGTCGTCGAGAGCACCGACGTGATCTTCGCCGTCGACTCGGTGCCGGCGATCCTCGCGGTCAGCCGCGAGCCGTTCATCGTCTTCTCGTCGAACGCGTTCGCCATCCTCGGGCTGCGTGCGCTGTACTTCCTACTGGCCGGAATGGCGGGGCGGTTCCGGTACCTCAACATCGGCCTGGGCGTCATCCTGGCGTTCGTCGGGGTCAAGATGCTGCTGGCGAACGTCTACCACTTCCCGACCTGGATCTCCCTGCTCGTGATCGCCGCGATCCTCACCGTCACGATCTGGGCGTCGATCGCGGCGACCAACCGCGAGGAGACCCGGCGTGTGGACGCCCCCGAGGTCCCGGCGCCGGCCGACGAGGGATCCGATCCGCATCCGCGCTGA